The Nitrospiraceae bacterium genome segment CCACAAGGTTTCTGGATCGCGAAACGACCCCCAGGCAAGCCAGATGACAAGAACCAGCGTCGCCATCGCGACGACCGGTACAGCGGTTCTTGGCAGGGGCAGATATGGCATTGTTCACAATCCACCAAAGTACAGCGACCCGATCACATGTATCGCCGTGAGCACGAGGAACATCAGCGTCATCGGCGCATGGATCGATTGCCATAGGCGGAATGCCTCCTCCTGCGCTGCCATCCGGTGCAGACGTAGATCGACTTCGTTGAGGGACAATCCCTCTTCGCGGAGTTGCCGTCGCTGGTCGTTGAGGGTCCTTAACGCGAGATAATGGACACCCTGTCCTACGATTCCACTGACGACGACCACCAGCATCGCCGCCAATGCAAGGAGTGGCACCATCGCCTGCACATGTGCGCCTGAATGAAGAAGGATCAGCAACGGACCGACCATGCCGGCCACCATGTGGACTTGAAACCAGCCGCGAGGCCACCGGTGGTTTCGACTCATCCGCTTCTTGATCGGGTAGACGAACACCAACAGGATGACTCCGAAACCTATCCAGCCTAGGAGGTGCCCCTGTCTCGTATGAGCGAACGGTGATGGAGTTCCGATACTCAGAGATGCTTCGAATAAAAGCGCGCCGGCAACCGCGGCAATCATCAAAACAGCGATCGTTGTGAGACGCCGCAACACAGGTGTCATGGTTAATAGTTTTCGACTCCCTTGCGTCCCCCGGCGTGGCAACGAAGGCAATCCGCGAAGCGTCCAGGTCCGTGGATACCCTTTGCTTTTTCTCGAAGGGTCCGCACGAGATCATTGTCGGTCGGCTGGGGGATCAGAATGCCGCTCTTTCCGACCTGATGACAATCCTGGCACGATGTCGCTCCCGTCGCACGAAAGATAAGATCACTGTGGGGATTCATCGGTTGGCTTCCCATGTCGCGAGTCCCGGCCTCTGAGGGGACAGCATGATCAACCGCCACGGCCTGCGCAGGCGGAACGAGGAAGGTGGAAACGTTCAGCGCTGCCACCCCCGTTTCAAAGAGCATCACAAAGATCAACCCCCGCTGGGAAGCGCCCATGTCAGACCGGCTCATGACCACAACACACCTTGTACCGTTCTTCCGGAATGTTGGCCATACGTCGAAAGAGTATCTCACGCTCTTTCTCCTCAATCACCTGATCAATCGCCGGATAGAGGATCCGTTCTTCTTTCATGTTGTGGGAGCCGAGAACGTTCAAGAGTGCCTGCTCTTCTTGATCGCTGTCACGGTTCTGCCCCGCCACTTTGTCATGAATGGCTTCGAGCTGCTGCCCGATCTGACGATGCTCTGCTCTCATGACAACGGTCGGCCCAGCTCCGGAGATGCCGGTTTTGTCTTCCCACAAAGGGAACAGGAGATCTTCCTCCCACACGATGTGCCGCTGCAGGCCGCTTTTGAATTGCTCAAAGGCTTCCTTGGCCTGTGCGAAGTCAGACCGCTTCAATTTTTGGTAGGTCTTGAACAACTCATCCAGCCGATCGTGGTCCTGTTCGTAAAACTTGAGAATCGTGTTCAGCTCACTCATTGTGTCCCCCTTCATGTAAAGCCAAGAGCATATGGCGTATGGCTGAAAGCCTATACCAGGTACGTCCCTCGTCGCTCGTATCTCGTTTAGCGGGCACAACGCTCTGGGCCAGGGGCGGGAGGACTTGGAAAGAGCGGGCTTTGCTGGCCCTTACCCAGTCCCTCTTGCCTCTCACCAGATCAATCAAGATTCGCTTCACGAGAGACGGTTTCCGGTAATACACCTCACGCACCCTCCCTTACCTTGTACTCCAGGTGACAAGCCACGCAGGCCTTCAAAAGATCATTGAACCGCGGCAAAATCTGCTTCATGTCCTTGGTAGGAATGATGCGTGCCAACTCCTCCGCTGCTTCGTGGTGTGCCAAGGCCAAATCGTGATATTCGGGAGGAAACTGTTCCGGTCGCTGTTGAGCCATCGCCTGTCGGTGCATGAAGAAACCTAGGTGGGATTCGGTTAGACCTTTCGCCAATTCATAGTCCTCTTCGACCAGGGCGTTCACAATTGCCTGGATTGTTTCCAGATGTTGCAACATGACCGCGCGATGTACTTTCGCATCCGATGGCGACAGCGGAATCGTATGCCTGGTCTCAGGCGTTGAAATGGGGTTGGGCCGCTCCTCGGCGCGGTGGTGCGCGACCTGGGTACAACCAGCTGATAACATGCTAGAAAAGGCCGTTAGAACCGCTCCTCCCAGGAGGACCAGATTCCCTCTATATAATGGTAGAGACGACATTCGAGACATTTTTAAGCTCTTTGAATGAAATCAATACGTTAGCTCCGTCAGGCCGTCTGTTCAGCTTTTTTTACCCTGTCCCAGTACGTATTTATTCGAGTCTGGATGTGCACGATGACTTCCGTCTGCACGATCGGCTCGAAGAGATGGCGGAACCGACCTTGGAGTTTGAGATAATCTTCGACAGGTTGGAGTGTAGGCATGTAGGTATGCACCACGTTGCCATTAATCGCTTCTTTCAATGGCCACAGTCCGCACTCCACCGCCAATCTCGCCACATCAGGAGTATAGGCTGCATCAAATACCCATCCTGTCGGACATGCCGCGAACGCCAGGAAAAGTTTGGGACCGGGATAGCTCGCCGCGCGCAGAAATTTCTCTTCGAGGTCGAGTGGAAAACGAGGCGACACAGTCGCCATGTACGGAGGCTGATGTGCACGCCAGATTTCGAAAATGTCTTTCTTTTCCTGAGTGGTGCCGGCGGGGTGTTGCACCGCACAGGGTGAGGTGGCGGTTCTAGCACCATACGGGGTGGCAGGGCTGAGCTGAACCCCTGTGTTGCCGTAGGCTTCGTTGTCGTAACAGAAATAATAAAAATCCAACTTCCTGCTAATGGCCCCTGATGTCGATGAAAGCGCCATGTCGTAGGTCGATCCGTCTCCGCCCAACACCACCACTTTGACATCTTCTTCCTTCGGCAATCGCCCTTTGGCAATCAACACATCGAGAGCATCGCGAACACCCTGTGCCCCGGCCGGTGCTGATCCCATCGTTGTGTAGAGCCAGGACGCATCGAGCGGCGTGAAAGGGAAGGCCGCCAGGTTGGTGAAGCAGCCTGCTGCATTGACGTAAACGACACGGCTGCCGAGCACCTTGGACGCAAGCCGCAACGATTCGAGTCCTCCACAGCCAGCGCAGAGCGGTGTGCCAGGAAACACATGCTCTTCTCGAGGAATCTGATGCAACTCTTTGAAGATATGTGGCTCCCAAGCCATGCTGCATCTCACCTGCCAGTTTTGAGTTCGTGCGCGAGGTACTGGAGCTGTTCTATCTCTCGATGCTCGCTTTCGGTATAGAGCAACACCGGTCCGATCCCTTTCCCCCGGACTCCGGCATCCGCTGTTTGTTCGAAGATCGCTTGGAATTCTCCCTCGGACAGATTCTTTCCTCCCAGACCCCCGATGAATGAACAAAGTGCTCTCGGCCGCAAGGCTTCGTGGTAAAGACAGGCTGAAATCTCCTGAAACAGAATACCGCCCTGCCCCGGTGACAGATTTTGATCCAACACAGCCACGGCCCGGCGGCCTTGCAGCGCCTGCTGGATCGCAGTGGTCGGCCAGGGACGGATCACACGCAACCGAAGCAATCCCACACGGCGGCCCTGTCCCCTCGCCGCGTCGACCGCTGCCTTCCCTTTGCTCGCAAAGGCGTTGGTCATGACGAGGACATCCTCTGCCTCATCAAGACGGTAGCCTTCCACCAGGTCGTAGCGACGGCCACAGAGCCGTTCGAAGTCCGTAGCCGCCTCTTCATGCACTTGAAGCGCGTTCATTGAAGCGAGATGGATTTGGTGACGGAAGTAACTGTAAGTCGATCCGCCGAGCACTGCCGTCCCGAGCGCGTGAGGGACCGACGCTTTGAACCCCAGATGAGCCGGACGGAACGGCGGCAGGAAAGCCTGCACCATCTGTGGATCAGGTAGGATGACCGGCTCGCGCGTGAAGGAAAGATAAAATCCGTCCAGATTCACCATGACGGGCAGACAGACCCGCTGGTCTTCAGCGATGCGGTACGCCATAATGATGGAGTCCACCACTTCCTGACAGGTTTCAGCATGGATCTGTAGAAAACCGGAATCTCTCGCTGCCAGGACGTCATTGTGGTCCGGCTCCAGGGTGATCGGCGACGCCAGCGCGCGGGACACGTTCACCAGCACGAACGGCACCCGCCATCCCACCACCGTGTAGAGCACCTCGAAGGCGTGAAGCAGGCCTTGGCTCGACGTCGCGGTAAACACGCGCGCACCAGTTGCCGCCGCCGCTCCTGCCGCAGTCATCATCGAATGTTCCGAATCGAGCGTGATGAAGCGGGCATTGAGTGATCCGTCCCCGCACCACTTGGAAAGAGCTTCGACGATTTCCGTTTGCGGAGTGATCGGAAACGCCGGGACATAGTCCACGTCGGACAGACGAGCTCCCCAGGCTGCTGCGAGATTGCCGGTCATCATCTGGTGTGTCTGGTTCATCTAGTTTGTCTGGGTTGTTTGGTTTATTTGGTTCATTTCGTTGGTCCGGTTTCTTTCGATGTCTGGCTTATTTCGTTCCTCAGACCAAGGAAACAAGACAAACCAAATAGACCGTTCAGCCTACATTCGTTTCCCGTTCCACGGTCATTGCGTCGGTCGGACAGACTTCGACGCAATCAAGACAGCCTTTACAGTGCGGATAGTAGATGGCGGGCTTGCCATCCGGTTTGATCGTAATTGCTCCTTCCGGACAGTTGGCAAAACAGAGCCAGCAGCCATTGCAGAGGTCCGGCCGCAAGACCGGACGGAATGTCCGCCACCCGCTCATCGAGCGGATAGCAGAATTAGGTCCGGCCGTAATACTGGCGGTTCCTCTCGTCGGTGATTCATACGCCGGAGCCCATAGCTTCGCCAGAGCTGCAGGCTGGCGCGCACTTCTGTCAATAGAGATGACCGGCACTGCTTCATAGGAGCGAAGCCCTACCGCTTGATTACTCTCGATGTCCGATGCGGCAAGACCGAGCTCACTCAATTCCCGCGCGATCGCCTCTTGGATTGATTCCCTACGAAGTCCGACGAGTCGTCCGGCTATGGCTCCAAGCAAGGCGCTGATCGCTCCTCGCTTGCCAAAATGCTCAAGCGCCATCTGGTTGAGGTCCAATGTCGAGAGACGACCGTAAAGAGCGGTCTGAGCCCGTATTTGTTTGGGACTGAGTGGAGAATTGACGAACAGGGCCGTTCCTTCGTCGACACCCTCCGACACGCGGGCGGCAGGATCTGGGATGAGCGACGCATCTGCGACCACGACTAGATCGGGACTGACGATGAATCCCCGCTCGCGAATCGGCTCTTTCGCAATCCGCGTAAACGCATACATCGGCGCGCCCCGGCGCTCAGCCCCGTAGATCGGAGAATCCTGTGCCTGATATCCTTCCAGAAAAGCTGCGGTTCCAAGAATCCGACTGGCAGTCTTCGCCCCCTGCCCGCCTCGGCCATGAAAGCGAATGGATAGCACGGTGCATCCTCATTAACTACAGCACGTATCCATCTTCTCTTTCATGGCCTGTTTACCGGCCATGACGGCCGCGTCGACATCAGCTCGTTTTTCCGCGACAAAATGTTTCCCTCGTTCGATCATTTCATCGAGAGCGGCTCGAGCCTCCTTGGCCTTTTCGATGACCTCGTCCTCGGCCTTTCTGGCATACCCCTTCAGCGCTCGGCGCGTTTCCTCGCCCGATTTCGGCGCGAGAAGAATACCGGCCACCGCTCCGGCGATGGCACCACCGAGAAACGCGAGGGCGATGGCCTGTGTTGAACATTTGGCGTCCTGACTCTCCATGATTCATCCTCCTTGATTGGGATAATTCCCGTGTTGCTGAAAAGCGAGGTCTATGCCACAAAGCAGGAGTGACAAAGCGAGCATTTATTGAGATTTGACGAGATCTTAGAGAAGGGCTTCGCGGTGAAGAATAAAGTTCTGGGGCATTCCAGGCCTGATCAAGAATGAAGCCTGGTGCAAAAGGCGACAGTGGAGTTCCGCATTAAGGGTGCGACTAGCTCACGGAGTGATGTCCGGACCGGCGCAACACCCTCCATTCCTTGGTTCTATGCCACCTGATCGATGAGGGCCCCTATGACCCATCCCGTGACCCGGTCCCTGCGCTCCTGCGAAGCTACGCTCGTACTGGATGATGGCCCAAATTTCCTCATCCGTGAGCTGGCCGACGAATCCGATCATGCTGGTGCCGGGCGAGCCGTTCTTGATCACCCAGAAGATTTCGCCTTCGGTGCGATGCCGCCAGAATCCATGGTGGTGGAAGTTTCTCGGGGCTGGGTCGAGCCCGGTCGCAGCCGGACCGTTTCCCATTCCGTCCTTGCCGTGGCAGTTGAAGCAGGTACCTTTGCCGTTATAGAGGACCTTCCCTTTTTCGACGACGTCGGGGGAGTCTGGCAACGGACTCGTGAGAGTGCGCGCCTCTGCAAGCTTGTCGGCCGGCACCCGCGGCTGCATCATGTGTTGCTCGGCAGCCGGTACGGGAGCAACAACGAAACCAACGAACAGCGACGTCGCGACCAACACCCGCACTGCCACCCTCACAGCCTTACGGTTTCCCCGGTAAAAGGCGATTCTGTCATCCCGTTCTGCAACGACCCACTTTGGCATACCGTTAACGTGGTCCTTTGAAGGTCGCTTTCAGATACGCCATGACATCGGCGACTCCCTGTTGGTCGATGGTCAAACGCCAATAGGGCATGTTCGCGGATTTCCCCATCGCTGCACCGCCGTAATTGATCATGTTGTAGAGATATTCCGTCGGCACCTCGCTGAAGTTGATATTGGCATGGATCGCCGGTTTCGGCTCCAGCGTCGCCGCAGCCGGACCGTCACCCTTGCCGGTAAACCCGTGACACTGCGCACAATACTCTTTGTAGATGACCTTGCCCCGACCGACGCTGGCCTTGCCAAACTCCGGCGCCGTCCAGGGCTCGTAATATTTGAAGTCCGGCACGTCCTGCGCGGCAAGATATCCGATCACAGCCCGCAATTGCGGATCCGTCGCATCGGCCAGAAATTCACCAGTGTGGATGATGAAGTCCTGCGGGTTCTGCCCAAAACGGTAGAGCCAGTCCATGTTGTACCGCTGGCCCGCATTCTGCAAGGCAGCACTCTGCTGCCCGCCGATCAGCTTCCCATTTTCCTCGATTGTGTGACAGCCAAGGCAGGCGTGCGCTTTATAGGCCACGCCGCCGAACGCGGCCTCGAACTTGGTCACCTTCGAGACGTCGAACGCGCCGACTTTCACCCGGGGATCTTTGTTGTTCTTCTCGAAATAATCCGCAATGGCTTCTGCATCCGAATCCGCCACGACGGGATGTTTGACTGCCGTTTCACTGAGATCCCATCGATACCCTTTGGCATAGAGAGTCGCTTCTTTTCCGGTCAGCCACCGAATCAACCAAGACCGTTGATA includes the following:
- a CDS encoding pyruvate synthase — its product is MNQTHQMMTGNLAAAWGARLSDVDYVPAFPITPQTEIVEALSKWCGDGSLNARFITLDSEHSMMTAAGAAAATGARVFTATSSQGLLHAFEVLYTVVGWRVPFVLVNVSRALASPITLEPDHNDVLAARDSGFLQIHAETCQEVVDSIIMAYRIAEDQRVCLPVMVNLDGFYLSFTREPVILPDPQMVQAFLPPFRPAHLGFKASVPHALGTAVLGGSTYSYFRHQIHLASMNALQVHEEAATDFERLCGRRYDLVEGYRLDEAEDVLVMTNAFASKGKAAVDAARGQGRRVGLLRLRVIRPWPTTAIQQALQGRRAVAVLDQNLSPGQGGILFQEISACLYHEALRPRALCSFIGGLGGKNLSEGEFQAIFEQTADAGVRGKGIGPVLLYTESEHREIEQLQYLAHELKTGR
- a CDS encoding thiamine pyrophosphate-dependent enzyme, with the protein product MAWEPHIFKELHQIPREEHVFPGTPLCAGCGGLESLRLASKVLGSRVVYVNAAGCFTNLAAFPFTPLDASWLYTTMGSAPAGAQGVRDALDVLIAKGRLPKEEDVKVVVLGGDGSTYDMALSSTSGAISRKLDFYYFCYDNEAYGNTGVQLSPATPYGARTATSPCAVQHPAGTTQEKKDIFEIWRAHQPPYMATVSPRFPLDLEEKFLRAASYPGPKLFLAFAACPTGWVFDAAYTPDVARLAVECGLWPLKEAINGNVVHTYMPTLQPVEDYLKLQGRFRHLFEPIVQTEVIVHIQTRINTYWDRVKKAEQTA
- a CDS encoding 2-oxoacid:acceptor oxidoreductase family protein, whose translation is MLSIRFHGRGGQGAKTASRILGTAAFLEGYQAQDSPIYGAERRGAPMYAFTRIAKEPIRERGFIVSPDLVVVADASLIPDPAARVSEGVDEGTALFVNSPLSPKQIRAQTALYGRLSTLDLNQMALEHFGKRGAISALLGAIAGRLVGLRRESIQEAIARELSELGLAASDIESNQAVGLRSYEAVPVISIDRSARQPAALAKLWAPAYESPTRGTASITAGPNSAIRSMSGWRTFRPVLRPDLCNGCWLCFANCPEGAITIKPDGKPAIYYPHCKGCLDCVEVCPTDAMTVERETNVG
- a CDS encoding cytochrome c — translated: MKEAVMNVRKGVVIGGALLLLVGVISAPRLLFGSDQTRAKELIQQACVQCHRLEGQAESRFNLRAPDLIWAGSKYQRSWLIRWLTGKEATLYAKGYRWDLSETAVKHPVVADSDAEAIADYFEKNNKDPRVKVGAFDVSKVTKFEAAFGGVAYKAHACLGCHTIEENGKLIGGQQSAALQNAGQRYNMDWLYRFGQNPQDFIIHTGEFLADATDPQLRAVIGYLAAQDVPDFKYYEPWTAPEFGKASVGRGKVIYKEYCAQCHGFTGKGDGPAAATLEPKPAIHANINFSEVPTEYLYNMINYGGAAMGKSANMPYWRLTIDQQGVADVMAYLKATFKGPR
- a CDS encoding c-type cytochrome, producing the protein MPKWVVAERDDRIAFYRGNRKAVRVAVRVLVATSLFVGFVVAPVPAAEQHMMQPRVPADKLAEARTLTSPLPDSPDVVEKGKVLYNGKGTCFNCHGKDGMGNGPAATGLDPAPRNFHHHGFWRHRTEGEIFWVIKNGSPGTSMIGFVGQLTDEEIWAIIQYERSFAGAQGPGHGMGHRGPHRSGGIEPRNGGCCAGPDITP
- a CDS encoding hemerythrin domain-containing protein, whose translation is MSELNTILKFYEQDHDRLDELFKTYQKLKRSDFAQAKEAFEQFKSGLQRHIVWEEDLLFPLWEDKTGISGAGPTVVMRAEHRQIGQQLEAIHDKVAGQNRDSDQEEQALLNVLGSHNMKEERILYPAIDQVIEEKEREILFRRMANIPEERYKVCCGHEPV
- a CDS encoding YtxH domain-containing protein is translated as MESQDAKCSTQAIALAFLGGAIAGAVAGILLAPKSGEETRRALKGYARKAEDEVIEKAKEARAALDEMIERGKHFVAEKRADVDAAVMAGKQAMKEKMDTCCS